In one Tepidisphaeraceae bacterium genomic region, the following are encoded:
- a CDS encoding restriction endonuclease subunit S — MKFAAGAVEFDRLYSAPKYALKSLDSIIRYAQYGTSQLASEEQIGVPVLRMNNLQRDGWDLTDLKYVDLPTHEVERYRLNPGDILFNRTNSAELVGKCEVFGEPGTWVYASYLIRVVVDDAQTTPEFVSAFLNTKAGRLQIDRVSRPIAGMSNINAEELRALQIPLPPDVETQRELAQELDAARASRNSKLNDASDLLRGLDGYLVEQLQVPPATSSDRQTYAVRLGALRDAGRANAAYFHPERLLAIKAMQQERAGIRTTRLDVIADFARDLTDRSASEFYLGLASVQSDTGELLATNEDVQGQCFEFRENDILFARLRPYLNKVHRAERAGICSPEFHVIRIRPAVDPRDEVLPDYLAVALRSSLILNQTKHMTTGNTHPRLANDDVVGLVVPIPLPAVQRDIVDEVERRRSRARDLREQAEREWQQAKERFEHRLLGKEGNR, encoded by the coding sequence GTGAAGTTTGCCGCGGGGGCGGTCGAGTTCGATCGGCTGTACAGCGCACCGAAGTACGCGTTGAAGTCTCTCGACTCGATCATTAGGTACGCGCAATACGGCACGTCGCAGCTCGCCAGCGAAGAGCAGATCGGCGTTCCCGTTCTGCGCATGAACAACCTCCAGCGGGATGGCTGGGACCTTACCGATCTGAAGTACGTCGACCTCCCGACGCACGAGGTAGAGCGATACCGGCTGAATCCAGGCGATATCCTATTTAACCGAACGAACTCCGCAGAGTTGGTGGGCAAGTGCGAAGTGTTCGGCGAACCGGGAACGTGGGTCTACGCCTCGTATTTGATCCGCGTCGTCGTCGACGATGCGCAGACGACGCCTGAATTCGTGTCCGCATTCCTGAATACAAAGGCTGGCCGACTTCAGATCGACCGGGTGAGCCGGCCTATTGCCGGCATGTCGAACATCAACGCGGAAGAACTCCGCGCTCTGCAGATCCCACTCCCCCCAGATGTCGAGACGCAGCGAGAACTGGCGCAGGAGCTAGATGCAGCACGGGCGAGCCGCAACTCGAAGCTGAATGACGCGTCCGATCTTCTCCGTGGCCTAGATGGCTATTTGGTTGAACAGCTACAGGTGCCACCCGCGACCTCAAGCGACCGGCAAACCTACGCCGTAAGGTTGGGTGCCCTGCGCGACGCCGGACGAGCGAACGCCGCCTATTTCCATCCCGAGCGACTGCTGGCGATCAAAGCTATGCAGCAGGAGAGGGCGGGAATTCGCACAACTAGACTGGACGTGATTGCCGATTTCGCACGCGACCTAACCGATAGGTCTGCATCCGAATTTTACCTTGGATTGGCGAGCGTCCAAAGTGACACCGGCGAGCTTCTAGCGACAAACGAAGATGTGCAGGGACAGTGCTTCGAGTTCCGTGAGAACGACATCCTGTTTGCAAGGCTCCGACCGTACCTCAACAAGGTCCACAGAGCCGAGCGGGCCGGGATTTGCTCACCCGAGTTCCACGTCATCCGAATCAGGCCAGCAGTTGATCCCAGGGATGAAGTCCTGCCGGACTATCTCGCCGTCGCTTTACGATCGTCTTTGATTTTGAATCAGACGAAGCACATGACCACCGGTAACACCCACCCGCGACTCGCGAATGATGACGTCGTCGGGCTTGTGGTACCGATTCCATTGCCAGCCGTTCAACGTGACATAGTTGACGAGGTCGAGCGTCGACGCAGTCGAGCCCGCGACCTTCGCGAGCAAGCGGAAAGAGAATGGCAGCAGGCGAAGGAAAGGTTCGAGCACCGATTGCTCGGAAAGGAGGGGAACCGATGA